Proteins from one Streptomyces sp. NBC_00289 genomic window:
- a CDS encoding AAA family ATPase, which translates to MAPGLRQPNTRHRPLLERQKELRALESAVADLRGADEGGPRLSCGGLLAFAGPAGLGKTTLVTVARARASAHGFTVLSGKGGEKEQGMAFHVVRQLLQPALAAMDERERRDFLGSWYGIVAAALGLEATDTAHVPDPAGVRDGLDWVMTRLTMMKAPVVLLLDDLHWADAESLGWLSAFTSRTADLPLLIIAAYRPDELPREPTTFRTLVERHGNRPHMLERLSSEGVARIIREEIGDGAEDVFCEECWTVTGGSPFEAVELALRLGERGVTGARRELPVMRDLAAAVKGPGLIERLKRLGTTTVRFAWAASVLGGSISQEIAANLAVIGSQEAAEATERLRAARILTDSHGPGDDLEFVHPLIATTIYRDIPPSLRVGLHNAAAEAVRAAGFGPTAAARHLLEVPCDDRPEAVECLRAAGREYLRAGAPEAARRVLTRALREPPLPEDRAAILHELACSTFLIEPTATVSHLREALAEPGVDPDLRASIVYRLAQALAHTDRLAEAATVAADEARQAASPRIRLRMQADHFVWSAFRTDEPDSAARSRKLARLATKLTGRGLEERYILGLRAWDALVRGEPRQTVLACAEEALCGGMSWTTENRGFEVPVSVALTFMYCDQPRRAEELFTKGMAECEHKGWRGSHLALSHTLLGYIRYRRGCLTEAEELVREGLRIADRMEGAVPAQWFAIGILVQILLARGRTGDARRLADRYHYGEVVPNAVIYPDPRTVYAELLLAEGRRPEAEALLTAVGDRLEARAWRNPAWCPWQLDLAPALAATAPERAVRLARDAVKRARDFGAASVIGQALHVEAEVTGGPAALDLHAEAVEQLERSPASYELARALVGHGAALSRGGRLHEAADRLYQGLETAVHCGAEAVAGRARDELSAAGMRPLPLRYAQADTLTAHERRAAEMTARGQTPAVVAKELRLTEQGVRQLLSAVYRKIGTDAVGLAEALKTFPRPLP; encoded by the coding sequence ATGGCACCTGGGCTGCGGCAACCGAACACCCGGCACCGTCCGTTGCTCGAACGCCAGAAGGAACTGCGCGCCCTCGAATCCGCCGTGGCGGATCTCCGCGGCGCCGACGAGGGCGGGCCACGGCTGTCCTGCGGCGGTCTCCTCGCCTTCGCCGGTCCGGCCGGGCTCGGGAAGACCACCCTCGTCACCGTCGCGCGCGCCCGCGCCTCCGCGCACGGATTCACGGTGCTCTCGGGCAAGGGCGGCGAGAAGGAACAGGGGATGGCGTTCCACGTGGTCCGCCAACTGCTGCAGCCCGCGCTGGCCGCGATGGACGAGAGGGAGCGCCGCGACTTCCTGGGAAGCTGGTACGGCATCGTCGCCGCCGCGCTCGGCCTGGAGGCGACGGACACGGCCCATGTGCCCGACCCGGCCGGGGTCCGTGACGGCCTGGACTGGGTCATGACGCGCCTGACGATGATGAAGGCTCCCGTCGTACTGCTCCTGGACGACCTGCACTGGGCCGACGCGGAATCCCTGGGCTGGCTCTCCGCGTTCACCTCGCGCACCGCCGACCTTCCGCTGCTGATCATCGCCGCCTACCGGCCCGACGAGCTGCCCCGGGAACCGACCACCTTCCGCACGCTGGTCGAACGCCACGGAAACCGCCCCCACATGCTGGAGCGGCTCAGCTCCGAGGGCGTGGCGAGGATCATCCGGGAGGAGATCGGCGACGGGGCCGAGGACGTCTTCTGCGAGGAGTGCTGGACGGTCACCGGCGGCAGCCCGTTCGAGGCCGTCGAACTGGCCCTCAGGCTCGGCGAACGAGGAGTGACAGGCGCGCGGCGCGAGTTGCCGGTGATGCGGGACCTCGCCGCGGCGGTCAAGGGCCCGGGACTGATCGAGCGTCTCAAGCGGCTCGGTACGACCACGGTGCGCTTCGCGTGGGCCGCCTCGGTGCTGGGCGGTTCCATCTCGCAGGAGATCGCCGCGAACCTCGCGGTGATCGGCAGCCAGGAGGCCGCCGAGGCGACGGAGCGGCTGCGCGCCGCCCGCATCCTGACCGACAGCCACGGGCCCGGGGACGACCTCGAGTTCGTCCACCCCCTGATCGCCACGACGATCTACCGGGACATTCCCCCGAGTCTGCGGGTGGGCCTGCACAACGCGGCCGCCGAGGCCGTTCGCGCCGCGGGGTTCGGCCCCACCGCCGCCGCCCGGCACCTGCTGGAGGTTCCCTGCGACGACAGGCCCGAGGCCGTCGAATGTCTGCGGGCGGCCGGCCGCGAGTACCTGCGCGCCGGGGCCCCGGAGGCCGCCCGCCGCGTCCTGACCCGAGCGCTGCGGGAGCCGCCCCTCCCGGAGGACCGCGCGGCCATCCTCCACGAACTCGCGTGCTCGACCTTTCTGATCGAGCCCACGGCCACGGTCAGCCATCTCCGGGAGGCGCTGGCCGAGCCCGGCGTCGACCCCGACCTGCGCGCCTCCATCGTCTACCGGCTCGCCCAGGCGCTGGCCCACACCGACCGGCTGGCCGAGGCGGCGACCGTGGCCGCCGACGAGGCACGGCAGGCCGCCAGTCCGCGCATCCGGCTGCGCATGCAGGCCGACCACTTCGTGTGGAGCGCGTTCCGCACCGACGAGCCGGACTCCGCCGCACGCTCCCGGAAGCTGGCGAGACTGGCCACCAAGCTGACCGGCCGTGGCCTGGAGGAGCGGTACATCCTGGGCCTGCGGGCCTGGGACGCTCTCGTACGTGGCGAGCCACGGCAGACCGTCCTCGCCTGCGCGGAGGAGGCGCTGTGCGGCGGAATGAGCTGGACCACCGAGAACCGGGGCTTCGAGGTGCCCGTCTCCGTCGCCCTGACGTTCATGTACTGCGACCAGCCGCGGCGGGCCGAAGAGCTGTTCACCAAGGGCATGGCCGAGTGCGAGCACAAAGGGTGGCGTGGCTCCCACCTGGCGCTGAGCCACACCCTCCTCGGCTACATCCGCTACCGCCGCGGCTGCCTCACCGAGGCGGAGGAACTCGTGCGGGAGGGGCTGCGCATCGCCGACCGGATGGAAGGGGCGGTACCCGCTCAGTGGTTCGCCATCGGCATCCTCGTCCAGATTCTGCTGGCCCGCGGGCGGACCGGTGACGCACGCCGGCTCGCCGACCGCTACCACTACGGCGAAGTGGTCCCGAACGCCGTGATCTACCCGGATCCCCGTACGGTGTACGCCGAACTGCTGCTGGCGGAGGGCCGTCGCCCCGAGGCGGAGGCACTGTTGACCGCGGTGGGGGACCGGCTGGAGGCGCGGGCCTGGCGGAACCCCGCGTGGTGTCCCTGGCAGCTGGACCTGGCGCCCGCTCTCGCCGCCACCGCGCCGGAGCGTGCGGTGCGTCTCGCGCGGGACGCCGTGAAGCGGGCGCGCGACTTCGGGGCGGCCTCCGTGATCGGTCAGGCGCTGCACGTCGAGGCCGAGGTGACCGGCGGGCCCGCGGCGCTCGATCTCCACGCGGAGGCCGTGGAGCAGCTGGAACGGTCCCCCGCCTCGTACGAGCTGGCCCGGGCGCTGGTCGGTCACGGTGCCGCGCTGTCGCGCGGCGGCAGGCTCCATGAGGCGGCGGACCGGCTGTACCAGGGGCTGGAGACCGCTGTGCACTGCGGTGCCGAGGCGGTGGCCGGCCGGGCGCGGGACGAACTCTCCGCCGCCGGGATGCGGCCGCTGCCGCTGCGCTACGCGCAGGCCGACACACTCACCGCGCACGAGCGCCGGGCCGCCGAGATGACGGCTCGGGGGCAGACGCCGGCGGTGGTCGCCAAGGAACTGCGGCTCACCGAGCAGGGGGTGCGGCAGTTGCTCTCCGCCGTCTACCGCAAGATCGGCACCGACGCCGTCGGCCTCGCCGAAGCCCTGAAGACCTTTCCCCGTCCGCTGCCGTGA
- a CDS encoding MFS transporter → MSSSPRPTSAAQATAGETGGGGNAMALLVIASCQLMVVLDITIVNIALPDIQRSLGFSTTSLAWVVNAYTLTFGGLLLLGGRVGDILGRRRVFVFGVLLFVLASLLGGLAQNEAQLLAARALQGVGGAIASPTALSLVSTTFREGPERNRAFGVFAAVSAGGGAIGLLMGGILVEWLNWRWVLFVNVPIGLLIAVATPRWIKESERHPGHFDITGALTSTVGMVLLVYGFIRAAQEGWRDPLTLASFAGAVVVLALFVLVERRSRQPITPLHMFADRNRAGTYGIMLCLAAAIFGMFFFLTLFVQNVLDFSPLQAGFAFLPVSAVIAVGAGLASRFLPVYGPKPFMVGGAILAAAGLAWLTLTDVNSTYAGSVLGPMLVFSLGMGMEFVSLTLMALSNVSSRETGAASGLLNATQQVGGSLGLSILVTMFGTASTNEADKQIPNFLAQATPVERLRFQRTGQLPRPWSDEVLTSGVSAAFVTAAIFTVVAALIAIVVIQVRPSDLERLKGGAGQPGPL, encoded by the coding sequence ATGAGCAGCAGCCCCCGTCCCACCTCCGCAGCACAGGCCACCGCCGGCGAAACCGGCGGTGGCGGCAACGCGATGGCGCTGCTCGTCATCGCGTCCTGCCAGTTGATGGTGGTCCTGGACATCACCATCGTGAACATCGCGCTGCCGGACATCCAGCGCTCGCTGGGCTTCTCCACCACCAGCCTGGCCTGGGTGGTCAACGCCTACACCCTCACCTTCGGCGGCCTGCTGCTGCTCGGCGGCAGGGTCGGCGACATCCTCGGCAGACGACGCGTCTTCGTCTTCGGTGTCCTGCTCTTCGTGCTCGCCTCGCTGCTCGGCGGGCTCGCCCAGAACGAGGCCCAACTCCTCGCCGCCCGCGCCCTCCAGGGCGTCGGCGGAGCCATCGCCTCCCCGACGGCGCTCTCTCTGGTGAGTACGACCTTCCGCGAAGGCCCGGAGCGCAACCGGGCCTTCGGGGTCTTCGCGGCGGTCTCGGCGGGCGGCGGCGCGATCGGGCTGCTCATGGGCGGGATCCTCGTCGAGTGGCTGAACTGGCGATGGGTGCTCTTCGTCAACGTCCCGATCGGGCTGCTCATCGCCGTCGCCACGCCCCGCTGGATCAAGGAGTCCGAACGCCACCCGGGCCACTTCGACATCACCGGCGCGCTCACCTCCACCGTGGGCATGGTGCTGCTGGTCTACGGCTTCATCAGAGCCGCCCAGGAAGGCTGGCGGGACCCGCTCACTCTGGCCTCGTTCGCCGGAGCCGTCGTCGTGCTCGCGCTGTTCGTCCTGGTCGAGCGGCGCTCCAGGCAGCCGATCACCCCGCTGCACATGTTCGCCGACCGCAACCGCGCGGGCACCTACGGCATCATGCTGTGCCTGGCCGCGGCGATCTTCGGCATGTTCTTCTTCCTCACGCTGTTCGTGCAGAACGTGCTGGACTTCAGCCCGTTGCAGGCGGGCTTCGCCTTCCTCCCGGTCAGCGCGGTCATCGCCGTCGGCGCCGGACTGGCCTCACGGTTCCTGCCCGTCTACGGACCCAAACCGTTCATGGTGGGGGGCGCGATCCTCGCGGCGGCGGGCCTGGCCTGGCTGACCCTGACCGACGTGAACTCCACCTACGCGGGCAGTGTGCTCGGCCCGATGCTCGTCTTCAGCCTGGGCATGGGCATGGAGTTCGTCTCGCTCACCCTGATGGCGCTCTCCAACGTCTCCAGCCGGGAGACCGGCGCCGCCTCCGGACTCCTCAACGCCACCCAGCAGGTGGGCGGCTCGCTCGGCCTGTCCATCCTGGTCACGATGTTCGGCACGGCCAGCACCAACGAGGCGGACAAGCAGATCCCGAACTTCCTGGCGCAGGCGACCCCGGTCGAACGGCTGCGCTTCCAGCGCACCGGGCAGCTCCCGCGACCCTGGTCCGACGAGGTGCTCACCTCGGGGGTCTCGGCCGCCTTCGTCACAGCGGCGATCTTCACCGTGGTCGCCGCGCTGATCGCCATCGTGGTGATCCAGGTCCGCCCCTCCGACCTGGAACGCCTCAAGGGTGGTGCGGGACAGCCCGGCCCCCTCTGA
- a CDS encoding xanthine dehydrogenase family protein subunit M — translation MKEFGYRRALDVPGALALLDADPDARFLGGGTSLVDLMKTGVERPSRLVDVRELPLDRIESTEDGGLRIGATVSNSALAAHPDVRRRYPALSQAVLAGASGQLRNMATVGGNLLQRTRCGYFADVSKPCNKRVPGSGCPAVEGEHHNHAILGASDHCVAVHPSDMGVALTAFDAVVSYETADGPGELSLAEFYLPVGDTPHLETALPPGALITGLTLPPAAVAARSRYRKVRERASYAFAIGSVAAALDVRDGVVQDVRLAFGAVASRPWRARTAERLLTGAPADTETFAAAADAELAAADPLPRNGYKVPLTRNLVVAVLTELAKEETR, via the coding sequence ATGAAGGAGTTCGGATACCGGCGCGCGCTCGACGTCCCCGGCGCCCTCGCGCTGCTCGACGCCGATCCGGACGCCCGCTTCCTCGGCGGCGGCACCAGTCTCGTCGACCTGATGAAGACCGGCGTCGAACGTCCCTCCCGGCTCGTCGACGTACGCGAACTGCCCCTGGACCGGATCGAGTCGACCGAGGACGGCGGTCTGCGCATCGGCGCCACCGTCAGCAACAGCGCGCTCGCCGCCCACCCCGACGTCCGCCGCCGCTACCCGGCGTTGTCGCAGGCCGTGCTGGCCGGCGCCTCCGGACAGCTGCGCAACATGGCCACGGTCGGCGGGAACCTGCTCCAGCGCACCCGCTGCGGCTACTTCGCCGACGTCAGCAAACCGTGCAACAAGCGTGTCCCCGGCAGCGGTTGTCCCGCCGTCGAGGGCGAACACCACAACCACGCGATCCTGGGGGCCTCCGACCACTGCGTGGCCGTCCACCCGTCGGACATGGGCGTCGCCCTGACAGCCTTCGACGCCGTCGTCTCCTACGAGACGGCCGACGGTCCCGGGGAGCTGTCGCTCGCCGAGTTCTACCTGCCCGTGGGTGACACTCCGCACCTGGAGACCGCCCTTCCGCCGGGCGCCCTGATCACCGGCCTCACGCTGCCGCCCGCCGCGGTCGCCGCCCGCTCCCGCTACCGGAAGGTGCGCGAACGCGCCTCGTACGCCTTCGCCATCGGCTCGGTCGCCGCCGCGCTCGACGTCCGGGACGGCGTCGTACAGGACGTGCGGCTGGCCTTCGGAGCGGTCGCCTCCCGGCCGTGGCGGGCCCGGACGGCCGAACGTCTGCTGACCGGGGCGCCGGCGGACACCGAGACCTTCGCCGCCGCCGCGGACGCCGAACTGGCGGCCGCAGATCCACTGCCCCGCAACGGGTACAAGGTGCCGCTGACGCGCAACCTCGTGGTGGCCGTGCTGACCGAACTCGCCAAGGAGGAGACCCGATGA
- a CDS encoding xanthine dehydrogenase family protein molybdopterin-binding subunit — protein MTTATTRNQRVRGAVGTAHTRVEGRDKVTGAARYAGEIPFAELAHGWLVLSTVARGRIRSVEDAPVLGMPGVVTVLHHRNAPRLDTDYVGLLGTRPDPTCAVFQHDRVPHLGWPVALVVAETSEQAREAAEALVVHYDQEPHDVVLSAASPGAYTLDGHMPAVAAKGDLQSALGDSAVVVDAEYTTPEEHHSPMEPHAATARWEDGRLELVDSNQGSGWVSDELVKLFSLDPASVRVRSEHVGGGFGSKGVRAHQVAAVMAATVLQRPVRVVLTRRQMFSLAGYRSPTAQRVRLGADADGRLRALEHDCLSLTSTVYEFVEPGAGVARTMYDADAHHTANRVVRLDVPSPTWMRAPGEAPGSFALESALDELAEKCGIDPIELRARNEPERGPISGLPYSGRSLLACFQEGARRFGWADRDPRPGVRREGAWLLGTGTAAASFPAGAAPSTAAVTAEADGTYTVRIAAADIGTGARTALTLIAADELETAPDRVRVRIGDSDFGPAMIAGGSMGTRSWGWAVTAAARELRERLTPGAAVPPEGVTVRSDTTEAIGALAQRERHSFGAQFAEVAVDPTTGEVRVRRMLGMFAAGRIVNPLTARNQFVGGMTWGISMALHEEAVRDRASGGLYGADLAGYHVATHADVPLIEADWVDDPDPDDPVGIKGIGEVGIVGAAAAIANAVWHATGVRHRNLPIRPDRVLTAGRDA, from the coding sequence ATGACCACCGCCACCACCCGGAACCAGAGGGTGCGGGGCGCCGTCGGCACCGCGCACACCCGCGTGGAGGGACGCGACAAGGTCACCGGAGCGGCCCGCTACGCCGGCGAGATCCCCTTCGCCGAACTCGCCCACGGCTGGCTCGTGTTGTCGACCGTCGCGCGCGGCCGCATCCGCTCCGTGGAGGACGCCCCGGTCCTCGGCATGCCGGGCGTGGTCACCGTGCTGCACCACCGCAACGCCCCGCGCCTCGACACCGACTACGTCGGCCTGCTGGGCACCCGGCCGGACCCGACCTGCGCCGTCTTCCAGCACGACCGCGTCCCGCACCTCGGCTGGCCGGTGGCCCTGGTCGTCGCCGAGACGTCCGAGCAGGCCAGGGAGGCGGCCGAGGCGCTGGTGGTGCACTACGACCAGGAACCGCACGACGTCGTCCTGTCCGCCGCGAGCCCGGGCGCGTACACGCTGGACGGTCACATGCCGGCGGTGGCGGCGAAGGGCGACCTCCAGTCCGCGCTCGGCGACTCCGCCGTCGTCGTGGACGCCGAGTACACCACTCCGGAGGAGCACCACAGCCCGATGGAGCCGCACGCGGCGACGGCCCGCTGGGAGGACGGCCGGCTCGAACTCGTCGACTCCAACCAGGGCAGCGGATGGGTCTCGGACGAACTGGTGAAGCTGTTCTCGCTCGACCCGGCCTCGGTGCGGGTGCGGTCCGAACACGTCGGCGGCGGCTTCGGCAGCAAGGGCGTCCGCGCCCACCAGGTGGCCGCCGTCATGGCCGCGACCGTCCTCCAGCGCCCGGTGCGGGTCGTGCTGACCCGCCGCCAGATGTTCTCCCTGGCCGGCTACCGCAGCCCCACCGCGCAGCGGGTCAGGCTCGGCGCCGACGCCGACGGGCGGCTGCGCGCACTGGAGCACGACTGCCTGAGCCTCACCTCGACCGTCTACGAGTTCGTCGAGCCGGGCGCCGGAGTGGCCCGGACGATGTACGACGCCGACGCCCACCACACCGCCAACCGGGTCGTGCGGCTCGACGTACCGTCACCGACATGGATGCGTGCGCCGGGTGAGGCGCCGGGATCCTTCGCCCTGGAGTCCGCGCTCGACGAACTCGCCGAGAAGTGCGGCATCGACCCGATCGAGCTGCGCGCCCGCAACGAGCCCGAGCGGGGCCCGATCTCCGGACTGCCGTACAGCGGCCGCAGCCTCCTCGCCTGCTTCCAGGAGGGCGCCCGCAGGTTCGGCTGGGCGGACCGGGACCCGCGTCCGGGCGTGCGCCGCGAAGGCGCCTGGCTGCTCGGCACCGGCACGGCGGCGGCCTCCTTCCCCGCCGGAGCGGCACCGTCCACGGCGGCCGTGACGGCGGAGGCGGACGGTACCTACACCGTGCGGATCGCCGCGGCGGACATCGGGACCGGGGCACGCACCGCGCTCACCCTGATCGCCGCCGACGAACTGGAGACGGCACCGGACCGCGTCCGGGTACGCATCGGGGACAGCGACTTCGGCCCGGCGATGATCGCCGGCGGCTCGATGGGCACCCGCTCCTGGGGCTGGGCGGTCACGGCGGCGGCGCGCGAACTGCGCGAGCGGCTCACTCCCGGCGCCGCCGTCCCGCCCGAGGGCGTCACGGTCCGCTCCGACACCACCGAGGCGATCGGTGCCCTCGCCCAGCGGGAACGGCACTCCTTCGGCGCGCAGTTCGCCGAGGTCGCCGTGGACCCCACGACCGGCGAGGTGCGGGTGCGCCGCATGCTCGGCATGTTCGCGGCGGGCCGGATCGTCAACCCGCTCACCGCCCGCAACCAGTTCGTCGGCGGCATGACCTGGGGCATCTCCATGGCCCTGCACGAGGAGGCGGTCCGCGACCGGGCCTCCGGCGGCCTCTACGGCGCCGACCTCGCCGGCTACCACGTCGCCACGCACGCCGACGTCCCCCTCATCGAGGCCGACTGGGTGGACGACCCGGACCCGGACGACCCGGTCGGCATCAAGGGAATCGGCGAGGTCGGCATCGTGGGCGCCGCGGCGGCGATCGCCAACGCCGTCTGGCACGCGACCGGCGTACGCCACCGGAACCTGCCCATCCGGCCCGACCGCGTCCTGACGGCGGGCCGAGATGCTTGA
- a CDS encoding (-)-alpha-amorphene synthase, which translates to MSTTHEDTAVEPRHAPAADSLRDLIDANLHMPFPFACNRHVSEATAGVGSWLNRWGLTDEPETAAMIARTRPAELAAFNSPTMDADILQIVANQIAYQFVFDDRAEEVGQQGPGQLLPMLSESVAILRDGRPPSTCLGAALADLHRQVQERCTPAQAARWAWHSREYVHGLLYEAVAQTQSVPVRTGLCNSIRSLIAGVEPFYPLCEAAQASELDADELHHPVVRRLARLSADAAVWIPDLFSAVKEQRAGGMINLALAYQRAHGCSLPRAVMLAIRLINDTIREFEDLHEAVRPELSPAGLGYVDGMIGWIRGCYYWSRTVPRYADTAAAPALQ; encoded by the coding sequence GTGTCGACGACGCATGAGGACACCGCGGTCGAACCGCGGCACGCACCTGCGGCCGACAGCCTCAGGGATCTGATCGACGCCAACCTCCACATGCCGTTCCCCTTCGCGTGCAATCGGCACGTGTCCGAGGCGACGGCCGGCGTCGGGTCGTGGCTGAACAGGTGGGGACTGACCGACGAGCCGGAGACGGCGGCGATGATCGCCCGCACCCGTCCCGCCGAACTCGCGGCCTTCAACAGCCCCACCATGGATGCCGACATCCTCCAGATCGTGGCCAACCAGATCGCCTACCAGTTCGTCTTCGACGACCGTGCCGAGGAGGTCGGACAACAGGGGCCGGGCCAACTGCTGCCCATGCTCTCCGAGAGCGTCGCGATCCTGCGGGACGGCCGGCCCCCGTCCACCTGCCTCGGCGCCGCCCTGGCCGACCTCCACCGACAGGTGCAGGAGCGGTGCACGCCCGCGCAGGCGGCCCGCTGGGCATGGCACAGCCGTGAGTACGTGCACGGCCTGCTCTACGAGGCGGTGGCCCAGACACAGTCCGTGCCCGTTCGGACCGGACTGTGCAACTCGATACGCTCACTGATCGCGGGTGTCGAACCCTTCTATCCGCTGTGCGAGGCCGCGCAGGCCAGCGAGCTGGACGCCGACGAGCTCCACCATCCCGTCGTACGACGCCTGGCGCGCCTGTCGGCCGACGCGGCGGTCTGGATCCCCGACCTCTTCTCCGCCGTGAAGGAACAGCGGGCAGGGGGGATGATCAATCTGGCCCTCGCCTACCAACGGGCGCACGGGTGCTCGCTACCGAGGGCCGTCATGCTGGCGATCCGGCTGATCAACGACACCATCAGGGAGTTCGAGGACCTCCACGAGGCGGTGCGGCCCGAGTTGAGTCCCGCCGGCCTCGGTTACGTCGACGGCATGATCGGCTGGATCCGCGGATGCTACTACTGGTCCCGCACCGTTCCACGGTATGCGGACACCGCCGCGGCACCCGCCCTGCAGTGA
- a CDS encoding XdhC family protein → MLDIADELTVWAEEGRDFAVATVVAVGGSAPRGPGAALAVDSEGTVVGSVSGGCVEGAVYELCVRALQDGETVLERFGYSDEDAFAVGLTCGGIIDILVTPVTAKAPSGTVIRSALSAAVRGEPSAVARVVRGPADLLGRTLLVRPDGSYEGDLGGVAELDRTAAAEARAALEAGRTGTVELSEDGSHCPGGLTLLVESSVPPPRMIVFGAIDFAAALVRAGKFLGYHVTVCDARAVFATRARFPDADDIVIDWPHRYLRRTATDGRTVLCVLTHDAKFDVPLLTAALRMPAAFVGAMGSRRTHADRDRRLREAGLSERELARLRSPIGLDLGARTPEETALSIAAEIVALRRGGTGAPLTGSPAPIHRDRGQQESAVAA, encoded by the coding sequence ATGCTTGACATCGCCGACGAGTTGACCGTCTGGGCCGAGGAGGGCCGGGACTTCGCCGTCGCCACCGTCGTGGCCGTCGGCGGCAGCGCCCCGCGCGGCCCCGGCGCCGCCCTCGCCGTCGACAGCGAGGGCACGGTCGTCGGCTCGGTCTCCGGCGGCTGCGTGGAAGGAGCCGTGTACGAGCTGTGCGTACGGGCGCTCCAGGACGGCGAGACCGTCCTGGAGCGCTTCGGCTACAGCGACGAGGACGCCTTCGCGGTCGGGCTGACCTGCGGCGGGATCATCGACATCCTGGTCACGCCGGTCACCGCGAAAGCGCCCTCCGGGACGGTGATCCGCTCCGCGCTGTCGGCCGCCGTCCGAGGTGAGCCCTCGGCCGTCGCCCGGGTCGTCCGGGGCCCGGCCGACCTCCTCGGGCGGACCCTGCTCGTGCGTCCCGACGGCTCGTACGAAGGTGACCTCGGCGGCGTCGCGGAGCTGGACCGGACCGCGGCGGCCGAGGCCCGGGCCGCGCTGGAGGCCGGCCGCACCGGCACGGTCGAGCTCTCCGAGGATGGATCGCACTGCCCCGGCGGCCTCACCCTGCTCGTCGAGTCGAGCGTGCCACCGCCCCGCATGATCGTCTTCGGTGCGATCGACTTTGCCGCGGCGCTCGTCCGTGCCGGCAAGTTCCTCGGCTACCACGTGACCGTCTGCGACGCCCGCGCCGTCTTCGCCACCCGGGCCCGCTTCCCTGACGCCGACGACATCGTGATCGACTGGCCGCACCGCTATCTGCGGCGCACCGCGACCGACGGGCGCACCGTCCTGTGCGTTCTCACCCACGACGCCAAGTTCGACGTCCCGCTGCTGACGGCGGCCCTGCGGATGCCGGCCGCGTTCGTCGGCGCGATGGGCTCGCGCCGCACCCACGCCGACCGCGACCGACGGCTGCGGGAGGCCGGGCTGAGCGAACGGGAGCTGGCCCGGCTGAGGTCACCGATCGGCCTGGACCTCGGCGCCCGTACGCCCGAGGAGACCGCCCTGTCCATCGCCGCGGAGATCGTCGCGCTCCGCCGGGGCGGTACCGGCGCCCCGCTGACCGGCTCGCCCGCGCCGATCCACCGCGACCGGGGCCAACAGGAGTCCGCTGTGGCGGCCTGA
- a CDS encoding (2Fe-2S)-binding protein — MTTAHPSTYSAITLNINGEKHALTVDHRTTLLDALRERLDLTGTKKGCDQGQCGACTVLLDDRRAVSCLQLAVAAEGREITTIEGMAEGERLHPVQQAFLDLDGYQCGYCTPGQICSAVAVIEEHAAGWPSAVTDDIRPEAGPPPLTAEEIRERMSGNLCRCGAYVSIVEAIARAAGTRAEEQTTEAAA, encoded by the coding sequence ATGACCACAGCCCACCCATCGACGTACAGCGCCATCACCCTGAACATCAACGGCGAGAAGCACGCGCTGACCGTCGACCACCGCACCACCCTGCTGGACGCCCTGCGCGAGCGCCTGGACCTGACCGGCACCAAGAAAGGCTGCGACCAGGGCCAGTGCGGTGCCTGCACCGTCCTGCTCGACGACCGCCGGGCCGTGTCCTGCCTGCAGCTCGCGGTGGCGGCCGAAGGACGCGAGATCACCACCATCGAAGGCATGGCCGAGGGCGAGCGGCTGCACCCCGTGCAGCAGGCGTTTCTCGACCTCGACGGCTACCAGTGCGGCTACTGCACGCCCGGCCAGATCTGTTCGGCCGTCGCGGTGATCGAGGAGCACGCGGCGGGCTGGCCGAGCGCCGTCACCGACGACATCCGTCCCGAGGCAGGGCCACCACCCCTGACCGCCGAGGAGATCCGGGAACGGATGAGCGGAAACCTGTGCCGCTGCGGCGCCTACGTGTCGATCGTCGAGGCGATCGCCCGGGCCGCCGGAACACGGGCCGAAGAGCAGACCACGGAGGCGGCGGCATGA
- a CDS encoding TetR/AcrR family transcriptional regulator yields MQQKKDAPLRSDAQRNRERILEVALDELTRCADAPLSVIAKKAGVGQATFYRNFPSRESLVLEIYRHEMQQVADAAPQLLETREPDLALRAWMDRLARFAMAKAGLSDAIRQATSAPGTPEKPGPAPVTAAAELLLRAGERAGTIRPGVSGEDFFLAIGGLWQIDPRSDWQPRAERLLDLIMDGLRAGAAGR; encoded by the coding sequence GTGCAGCAGAAGAAGGACGCACCCCTGCGCTCGGACGCGCAGCGCAACCGCGAGCGGATTCTGGAAGTCGCCCTGGACGAACTGACGCGCTGCGCGGACGCTCCCCTCAGTGTCATCGCCAAGAAGGCGGGCGTGGGTCAGGCGACGTTCTACCGCAACTTCCCCAGTCGCGAGTCGCTCGTCCTGGAGATCTACCGCCACGAGATGCAGCAGGTCGCCGACGCCGCGCCCCAACTGCTCGAGACACGGGAACCGGACCTGGCCCTGCGCGCCTGGATGGACCGCCTCGCCCGGTTCGCCATGGCCAAGGCCGGGCTGTCCGACGCGATCCGCCAGGCCACCAGCGCACCGGGGACGCCGGAGAAGCCCGGCCCCGCCCCGGTCACCGCGGCGGCCGAGCTCCTCCTGCGCGCCGGTGAGAGGGCGGGCACCATCCGCCCGGGAGTGAGCGGGGAGGACTTCTTCCTCGCCATCGGCGGCCTCTGGCAGATCGACCCCCGCAGCGACTGGCAACCGCGGGCCGAACGGCTGCTGGACCTGATCATGGACGGCCTGCGCGCGGGAGCGGCCGGGCGGTGA